In Sphingomonas sp. JUb134, the sequence ATGGACACGGGGACGATGCGGCTCTGAGGAGCTGCCAGCGGTTGCGCGAGATCAAGGCGGATCGGGTTCGGTCCGCCTAGACGCGATCCTGCGCTGCCACGCCCGGAGATGATGATGACCGCCGCCCCCGCCTCTTCTGCCAAGGCTTTGCCGAGCCTGCACGACCGCATCGGCGGGGCGGACGGGGTGCGGCTGGTCGTCGACCGCTTCTATGACCTGATGGAGCATGAACCCGAATATGCCGAGCTTCGGGCGATGCACGATGCCGACCTGCTGCCGGTGCGGGTGTCGCTGACGCAGTTCCTCACCGCCTGGCTGGGCGGGCCGAGGGACTGGTTCGTGGCGCGACCCGGCGCCTGCATCATGTCGCTGCACCGCGAGATGCCGATCACGCGCGAAACCGCCCGGCAATGGGTGCACGCGATGAGCCGCGCGCTCGCCGAAAACCGGGTCGAGCCGGCGCTCGGCGCGCAGATGCAGCAGTCGTTCCTGCGCATGGCGCATGCGATGATGCTGCGGGTGGAGTGAGGGGCCGGCGGGTTCGGAAAACTAGCTCCGTGCTCCTGCGCAGGCAGGAGCACAGGGCCTCAAGCGGAAGCGTTCGTGGCCCTGGACTCCTGCTTTCGCAGGAGTATCGATTGCCCGCTCAGGCCGGCTTGCGGGTTTCCTCGACGCCCTCGTTCCACCGCAGCGCCTTCAGCACCGTGTCGACGATCTGCGGCGCGTTCAGGCCGGCCTCGTCATACTGCTTCTCGGGCTTGTCCTGGTCCTGGAACACGTCGGGCAGGCGCATGGTGCGCAGCTTCAGCCCCGCATCGATCAGGCCCTCGTCACTCGCATAGGTGAGGACATGGGCGCCGAGGCCGCCGATCGCGCCCTCCTCCAGCGTCACCGCAACCTCATGGGTGGTGAGCAGGCGGCGGATCAGCGCCTCGTCCAGCGGCTTCGCGAAGCGCAGGTCGGCGACCGTGGTCGATAGGCCCTTGGCCTCCAGCTGCTCGGCGGCCTTGAGCGCTTCTTCCAGGCGGGTGCCGAGCGAGAGGATCGCGACCTTCTTGCCCTCGCGGACCACGCGGCCCTTACCGATCTCGAGCCGTTCCGGCGTGGTCGGAAGCGGCAGGCCGACGCCGTTGCCACGCGGGTAGCGCAGCGCGATCGGGCCGTCGTCGTAGAGCGCGGCGGTGTGGGTCATATGAACCAGCTCCGCCTCGTCGGCGGCGGCCATCACGACCATGTTCGGAAGCGTCGCCAGATAGGTGACGTCGAAGCTGCCGGCGTGAGTCGCGCCGTCGGCGCCGACCAGCCCGGCGCGGTCGATCGCGAAGCGGACCGGCAGGTTCTGGATCGCGACGTCATGGACCACCTGGTCATAGGCGCGCTGGAGGAAGGTCGAGTAGATGGCGCAAAACGGGCGCATCCCCTGGGCGGCAAGGCCGGCCGCAAAGGTGACGGCATGCTGCTCGGCGATGCCGACGTCGAACGAGCGCTCGGGGAACCGCGTCTGGAACTTGTCCAGGCCAGTCCCCGCGGGCATCGCCGCGGTGATCGCGCAGATCGTCGGGTCGCGCTCGCCTTCGGCCACCAGTGCCTGCGCGAAGACGCTGGTGTAGCTCGGCGGCCCCGGCGGCGCCTTGGCCTGGGTGCCAGTGATGACGTCGAACTTCTGGACGCCATGATACTTGTCCGCCGACGCCTCGGCCGGGGCGTAGCCCTTGCCCTTTTGCGTCACGACGTGGAGCAGGATCGGGCCCTCTTCCGCGTCGCGGATGTTCTCCAGCACCGGGATGAGGTGGTCGAGGTTGTGGCCGTCGACCGGGCCGACGTAGTAGAAGCCCAGTTCCTCGAACAGCGTGCCGCCCATCGTCATGCCGCGGGCGAACTCGTCGGTCTTGCGGGCGGCCGAATGGAGCGGGCGCGGCAGGCGGCGGGCGACCTTCTTCAGCGTCTCACGGATCCCCAGGAAACCGCGGCTGGAGACGATGCGCGACAGATAGGCCGAAAGCCCGCCCACCGGCGGCGCGATCGACATGTCGTTGTCGTTGAGGATCACGACGAGGCGATTGCCTGCCTGTTCGGCGTTGTTCATCGCCTCGTAGGCCATGCCCGCCGACATCGAGCCGTCGCCGATCACGGCGATCGCCTTGCCGGGCCGACCAGCGATTTTGTTGGCGGTGGCAAAGCCCAGCGCGGCCGAGATCGAGGTCGAGCTGTGGGCGGCGCCGAACGGGTCGTATTCGCTCTCGCTGCGCTTGGTGAAGCCGGAGAGGCCGCCCCCCTGGCGCAGCGTCCGGATGCGGTCGCGGCGACCGGTCAGGATCTTGTGCGGATAGCATTGATGCCCGACGTCCCAGATCAGCCGGTCGTCGGGCGTGTTGAACACATAGTGGATCGCCGTCGTCAGCTCGACCACGCCGAGGCCGGAGCCGAGGTGGCCACCCGTCGTGCCCACCGCCGAGATGGTTTCCAGGCGCAGTTCGTCGGCAAGCTGGCGCAGCTGCGCAGGCTTCAGCGCCCGCAGATCCTGCGGCGTCCGGACCGTGTCGAGCAGCGGCGTATTAGGAACGTCTACCATCGGCAGGGCTTAGCGCGACCCGCGCGCAGTGTCGATTGCCCGAAACGGAAGGTCGGCGGCCTAGCGGCAGTCCGCGCACTTGCCCCGAACCTCGATCACCGGACGCGTGGGCGCAAAGCCCGCGCCGCTTGCCGCGGAGCGCACGGTGCGGGTGATGCTGTCGTCGTCGATGTGCGTGGTCTGGCCGCAGCTGTCGCACACCAGGAAGATGCAGTCGTGCAGGCAATCGGGATGCGCGTTGGCGACATAGGCGTTGGCGCTCTCGACCCGCCGCGCGAGGTTCGCGTTCACGAACAGGTCCAGGATGCGATAGACGCTGTTCGGGGCGACGCGGCGTCCCTCCGCCTGCGACACCGCATCGGCGATGTCATAGGCCGAGGCCGGCTTTTCGAAGCCCGCCAGGACCGAGAAGATGCGCGCGCGCATGGCCGTCCACTGCTCGCCCGAGCGAACCAGAGTGGCTTCCGCGACGCGCGAAAGCGCCTCGCCCGAATGTTCATGATGGTCGTGCGCGTGCATGGCGATGAGATAAGCCTCCGCCGGGGCCGCGGCAAGCCGCCTGCCGGTCAGGCGATCGCGCGGCGGTTCAGGTCGTGCCCCAGCGCCAGCAGGCCGACGCCGATGATCGTCCAGAAGGTCTCCCCGCCGCCATGCGGCAGGTGGAGCGCGCCCATCATGACGCCGAGGCCGAGGCCGCCGATGGCCGCCGGCATCATATAGCCGTGCGTCATCATGCCGCGGCCGAGCGCCAGCGCGCCAAAACCGATCGCGAGCGCCAGGCCCACTTCGTGGAACAAGGGGTTCATCAACGCGCCGGCGGCCGAGGCGAAGATCCCCAGGAACAGCGCGCTCGCCAGGCAGTGCACGACGCACAGACCGGAAAGCCCGATCGCGAACCGATCGAGCACACCGTCGCGCCGCAAGGGGATGCTGCTGCTGGCCATGGACGATGCAGATAGTCCTGCCCGACACACGTTACAACATCACATTTTGATTTTTTCCGCTGCGACCGGCGTGGCCGCGGCATCGACGCGCACGGCCGGTGGGCGTAGAGCAGGCGCATGGCACACAGCCCCTCGATCG encodes:
- a CDS encoding group II truncated hemoglobin; amino-acid sequence: MTAAPASSAKALPSLHDRIGGADGVRLVVDRFYDLMEHEPEYAELRAMHDADLLPVRVSLTQFLTAWLGGPRDWFVARPGACIMSLHREMPITRETARQWVHAMSRALAENRVEPALGAQMQQSFLRMAHAMMLRVE
- the dxs gene encoding 1-deoxy-D-xylulose-5-phosphate synthase, translated to MVDVPNTPLLDTVRTPQDLRALKPAQLRQLADELRLETISAVGTTGGHLGSGLGVVELTTAIHYVFNTPDDRLIWDVGHQCYPHKILTGRRDRIRTLRQGGGLSGFTKRSESEYDPFGAAHSSTSISAALGFATANKIAGRPGKAIAVIGDGSMSAGMAYEAMNNAEQAGNRLVVILNDNDMSIAPPVGGLSAYLSRIVSSRGFLGIRETLKKVARRLPRPLHSAARKTDEFARGMTMGGTLFEELGFYYVGPVDGHNLDHLIPVLENIRDAEEGPILLHVVTQKGKGYAPAEASADKYHGVQKFDVITGTQAKAPPGPPSYTSVFAQALVAEGERDPTICAITAAMPAGTGLDKFQTRFPERSFDVGIAEQHAVTFAAGLAAQGMRPFCAIYSTFLQRAYDQVVHDVAIQNLPVRFAIDRAGLVGADGATHAGSFDVTYLATLPNMVVMAAADEAELVHMTHTAALYDDGPIALRYPRGNGVGLPLPTTPERLEIGKGRVVREGKKVAILSLGTRLEEALKAAEQLEAKGLSTTVADLRFAKPLDEALIRRLLTTHEVAVTLEEGAIGGLGAHVLTYASDEGLIDAGLKLRTMRLPDVFQDQDKPEKQYDEAGLNAPQIVDTVLKALRWNEGVEETRKPA
- a CDS encoding Fur family transcriptional regulator, with the protein product MHAHDHHEHSGEALSRVAEATLVRSGEQWTAMRARIFSVLAGFEKPASAYDIADAVSQAEGRRVAPNSVYRILDLFVNANLARRVESANAYVANAHPDCLHDCIFLVCDSCGQTTHIDDDSITRTVRSAASGAGFAPTRPVIEVRGKCADCR
- a CDS encoding MerC domain-containing protein; amino-acid sequence: MASSSIPLRRDGVLDRFAIGLSGLCVVHCLASALFLGIFASAAGALMNPLFHEVGLALAIGFGALALGRGMMTHGYMMPAAIGGLGLGVMMGALHLPHGGGETFWTIIGVGLLALGHDLNRRAIA